A window from Indicator indicator isolate 239-I01 chromosome 27, UM_Iind_1.1, whole genome shotgun sequence encodes these proteins:
- the BEND3 gene encoding BEN domain-containing protein 3, whose translation MNSAEITDDDEVKIPTKTTVKVETENEDEALDCSVTSRSAEKHSLDGTVTCPQDSSKRKQTSLGCDGSGSQQDILPSVKKRRFAQEGPLSNMKNRDTGSPTQVNTEQPSKNKTPNVTWLLEEDSFSDVTTPSYKKPLYGISHKITEKKNPAGAEQFASYELFEKIHPSSPSHLRALNDQRKRDSAAAIALTAAAADADPNIYSLIQKMFYTLNTLNTNMTQLHSKVDLLSLEVSRIKKQVSPAESVADFKPPPEYQLTSAELKQIMDQSTSGGDLACRLLVQLFPELFSDDEFSRSCSACGFLNKRKLESLHLQLIRNYVEVCYPSVKNTAVWQVECLPQVNDFFNRFWAQREMENSQQNVQSSSFYEAEQVESSHFMEDKEQEEALSLDRSNAIASDYMLDAQDLNEFLDEATTPGEFCVFLLHRLFPELFDHRKLAERYSCFGDSGKQLLDPHRLQIIRRYTEIYFPDVQEEEAWLQQCVQRINDELENAYMDGSECDQMRDDCYDSSSLPDDVSIIKVEDSFEYEKPGRRSKKIWLVPIDFDKLDFPPPDFDVPVPDYLLNKEQIKSIYESSLSIGNFASRLLVLLFPELFTHENLRKQYNCSGSLGKKQLDPTRIKLIRHYVQILYPRAKNDRVWTLEFVGKLDERCRRRDTEQRRSYQQQRKIHVPGPDRREFLSYVINPERFREEFEGPPLPPERSSKDFCKIPLDELVVPNPDFPVPSLYLLSDKEVREIVQQSLSVGNFAARLLVRLFPELFTPENLRLQYNHSGACNKKQLDPIRLRLIRHYVEAVYPVEKMEEVWHYECIPSIDERCRRPNRKKCDILKKAKKAKK comes from the exons tAAAAATTCCTACAAAAACGACTGTGAAAGTagagacagaaaatgaagatgaaGCTCTGGACTGCTCAGTGACCTCCAGATCTGCTGAGAAGCACTCACTGGATGGCACAGTGACCTGCCCGCAGGATTCCAGCAAACGCAAGCAGACCTCACTTGGTTGTGATGGTTCAGGGAGCCAGCAAGATATCTTACCCAGCGTGAAGAAAAGACGCTTTGCACAAGAG GGCCCCCTTTCAAACATGAAGAACAGAGACACTGGCTCACCCACTCAGGTAAACACAGAGCAGCCGAGCAAGAACAAGACCCCCAACGTAACGTGGCTCTTGGAGGAAGACTCCTTCAGCGACGTCACCACTCCATCCTACAAAAAACCTCTCTATGGCATctcacacaaaatcacagagaagAAGAACCCAGCGGGAGCTGAGCAGTTTGCCTCTTACGAGCTGTTTGAAAAGATCCACCCCAGCAGTCCCTCACATCTCCGGGCTCTGAACGACCAACGCAAAAGGGACTCGGCGGCAGCCATCGCCCTAACAGCGGCCGCCGCGGATGCCGACCCCAACATCTACTCTTTGATACAGAAAATGTTCTATACGCTCAACACCCTCAACACCAACATGACCCAGCTGCACAGTAAAGTTGACCTGTTGTCCCTGGAGGTTAGCAGGATTAAAAAGCAAGTCAGTCCAGCAGAGTCTGTGGCAGACTTCAAGCCTCCCCCGGAGTACCAGCTGACTTCTGCAGAGCTCAAACAAATCATGGATCAGAGCACGTCAGGAGGAGACCTGGCTTGCCGCTTGCTGGTGCAGCTCTTCCCAGAGCTCTTCAGCGACGATGAgttcagcagaagctgcagcgCCTGCGGCTTCCTCAACAAGAGGAAGCTGGAGTCTCTCCACCTGCAGCTCATCCGTAACTACGTGGAGGTTTGCTacccttctgtgaagaacacAGCCGTGTGGCAGGTGGAGTGTCTGCCTCAAGTCAACGATTTTTTCAACAGATTCTGGGCTCAGAGGGAAATGGAAAACAGTCAGCAGAACGTGCAGTCATCCAGTTTCTATGAGGCTGAGCAGGTCGAGTCCTCTCATTTCATGGAGGATAAAGAGCAGGAGGAAGCGTTGTCCTTGGACAGGAGCAATGCCATCGCCTCAGATTACATGCTGGATGCTCAGGATCTCAATGAATTTTTAGATGAGGCTACTACTCCGGGGGAgttctgtgtttttttgttaCACAGGTTGTTTCCGGAACTCTTTGACCACAGAAAGTTGGCTGAAAGGTACAGCTGCTTCGGGGACTCGGGGAAACAGCTGCTGGATCCGCATCGGCTCCAAATCATCCGCAGGTACACCGAGATCTACTTCCCAGACGTGCAGGAGGAAGAGGCCTGGTTGCAGCAGTGCGTTCAGCGGATAAACGACGAGCTGGAAAATGCCTACATGGATGGGAGTGAATGTGACCAGATGAGAGATGACTGTTACGATTCCTCCAGCCTCCCAGACGATGTCTCCATCATCAAAGTGGAAGACAGTTTTGAATACGAAAAGCCTGGCAGGCGCTCAAAAAAAATTTGGCTTGTACCCATAGACTTTGACAAACTTGACTTTCCCCCTCCTGATTTTGACGTCCCCGTCCCGGATTACCTGCTGAACAAAGAACAGATCAAAAGTATCTATGAAAGCAGCCTTTCCATAGGCAACTTCGCCTCTCGCCTGCTCGTGCTCTTATTTCCCGAGCTGTTCACTCACGAGAACTTACGGAAGCAATACAACTGCAGCGGATCCCTGGGCAAGAAGCAGCTGGACCCCACCAGGATTAAATTGATACGCCATTACGTGCAGATACTGTACCCCAGGGCGAAGAACGACAGGGTGTGGACGTTGGAGTTTGTTGGGAAGCTGGACGAGAGGTGCCGGCGCAGGGACACGGAGCAGAGGCGCTCGTACCAGCAGCAGCGCAAGATCCACGTGCCAGGGCCGGACCGCAGGGAGTTCCTCAGCTACGTCATAAACCCCGAGAGGTTCCGAGAGGAGTTCGAAGGGCCCCCGCTGCCGCCCGAAAGGAGCAGCAAGGATTTCTGCAAGATCCCACTGGATGAACTCGTTGTTCCCAATCCAGACTTCCCTGTGCCTTCTCTGTATTTGCTGTCTGATAAGGAGGTAAGAGAGATTGTGCAGCAGAGCCTCTCGGTCGGCAACTTTGCCGCCAGGCTTCTCGTCAGACTCTTCCCCGAGCTCTTCACTCCGGAGAATCTCAGACTGCAATACAACCATTCAGGTGCTTGTAACAAAAAACAGCTGGATCCCATCAGACTGAGACTGATCCGTCACTACGTGGAGGCGGTTTACCCTGTGGAGAAAATGGAAGAGGTGTGGCATTATGAATGTATCCCTAGCATCGACGAGAGGTGCCGGCGGCCCAACAGGAAAAAGTGTGATATACTGAAAAAagccaagaaggcaaaaaagTGA